The Lycium barbarum isolate Lr01 chromosome 10, ASM1917538v2, whole genome shotgun sequence genome includes a region encoding these proteins:
- the LOC132615540 gene encoding uncharacterized protein LOC132615540, which produces MISALSEGSWTRVGAHTLEQVAACFRTSGVQPAADVAPQALRALVVGVPTPGINLWGIVARPRVPPTMTVDEQKKWDKFDKMKPQTYDRHLDADAYEFLVSFHERLDTLGPVESNGVGFVEMQIIGPTKQWWRVFLETRLVGSPPLTSEDFSIVLLEKWVPFSLLEGRRERFDHFEQVSMSVTQYEMEIYALSCHALTILPDEAERIHKFIRGLSYHLKVVAMFIASSSKDFQGVVDAVRGMDTLRY; this is translated from the coding sequence ATGATATCAGCACTTTCTGAAGGATCCTGGACTCGGGTAGGAGCACATACTCTCGAGCAGGTAGCCGCATGTTTCAGGACTTCAGGAGTGCAGCCAGCCGCCGATGTGGCTCCTCAGGCTCTTCGAGCCCTAGTTGTAGGTGTTCCTACTCCGGGTATAAATCTTTGGGGTATTGTTGCACGGCCAAGGGTTCCGCCTACTATGACTGTTGATGAGCAGAAGAAGTGGGACAAGTTTGACAAGATGAAGCCGCAGACTTATGATCGACATCTTGATGCCGATgcttatgagttcttggttagtTTCCATGAGAGGTTAGATACCCTGGGACCAGTGGAGTCTAATGGTGTGGGGTTTGTGGAGATGCAGATCATTGGCCCCACCAAGCAGTGGTGGAGGGTATTCTTGGAGACTAGGCTCGTTGGATCACCTCCGCTTACTTCGGAGGACTTTTCGATAGTCTTGTTAGAGAAGTGGGTCCCTTTCAGCTTGCTTGAGGGGAGGCGTGAGAGGTTTGACCATTTTGAGCAGGTATCTATGAGTGTTACTCAGTACGAGATGGAGATTTATGCCTTGTCCTGTCATGCCTTGACTATTCTACCTGATGAGGCAGAGAGGATCCACAAGTTCATTCGAGGTTTATCGTATCATCTCAAGGTTGTTGCTATGTTTATTGCCTCTTCAAGCAAGGACTTTCAGGGTGTTGTTGATGCTGTTCGGGGTATGGATACCCTTAGGTACTAA